A genomic stretch from Mya arenaria isolate MELC-2E11 chromosome 10, ASM2691426v1 includes:
- the LOC128205491 gene encoding dual specificity tyrosine-phosphorylation-regulated kinase 4-like isoform X1 yields the protein MEYGMRLPMVGGGETKKHRVPVLPGVGLAGLESMTKPKHGSQSPTHASTHRHHRSKQTDVQSLSHSQTILQTSSQPTAVVQPNAHHHGNHISATHRSKENGTDSGKQNKNGIILQEGKLTATVAPTTLPHLNQSEHHHHHRRHKEDDSSTLPSLNKPESRQNTYSTIGTPERSKRDQYGNKLPMTPAEALKLYRGKLTSFEQTEILDYPEIWFLGLEAKKIEGEPGSAQNNGYDDENGSYIKVLHDHLVYRYEIFEVLGKGSFGQVVKAYDYKTDQMIAIKIIRNKKRFHHQALVEVKILDALRRKDKDNQFNIIHMGEYFYFRNHLCITFELMGMNLYELIKKNNFQGFSIALIRRFAFSLLQCLKLIQRGKIIHCDLKPENILLRQRGQSSIKVIDFGSSCYEHQRVYTYIQSRFYRSPEVILGLPYSMPIDMWSFGCILAELYTGYPLFPGENEVEQLACIMEILGLPPNLVLEQATRRRLFFDSKGNPRCITNSKGKKRRVSSKDLQQAIKTSDANFLDFIRRCLDWDPSTRLTPEEALQHDWIKDGLVNRRKEHAQKHSKHGAQSAASDHSTDPYKTPAQPPTKEKSKTDEWKLNLKERRSSKKEERVPPVGASAEQSQDEIKSHRGPSAKSARGNKKQSHQENTGTEDVQITKLNLSGVHSNHPAHSNHHSNSGHHSNKQDTDKGSLPPIAK from the exons ATGGAATACGGAATGAGGCTACCGATGGTGGGTGGGGGTGAAACGAAGAAACATCGCGTGCCTGTACTGCCGGGTGTGGGGCTAGCTGGGCTTGAAAGTATGACTAAGCCCAAACATGGCTCACAG AGCCCAACACATGCCAGTACTCATCGGCATCATCGATCAAAGCAGACGGATGTACAGTCACTATCGCACTCCCAGACGATCCTGCAAACATCCAGTCAGCCGACGGCAGTTGTCCAGCCAAATGCTCATCACCATGGCAACCACATCTCTGCCACCCATCGCAGCAAGGAAAACGGGACAGACTCGGGGAAACAGAACAAAAACGGCATTATTCTTCAGGAG GGCAAGTTGACAGCCACCGTTGCCCCGACGACCCTCCCCCATCTCAACCAATCAGaacatcaccatcatcaccgaCGGCACAAGGAAGATGATAGTTCCACTCTCCCTTCTCTCAATAAACCTGAGTCGCGACAGAACACATATTCAACCATCGGGACTCCGGAGAGAAGCAAGCGGGACCAGTATGGGAACAAGCTTCCAATGACCCCTGCAG AGGCTTTAAAACTTTACCGCGGAAAGTTAACATCGTTTGAACAGACAGAAATACTCGACTACCCGGAAATCTGGTTCCTTGGTCTCGAGGCGAAGAAGATTGAGGGAGAGCCGGGAAGTGCCCAGAATAATGGCTACGACGATGAGAATGGTTCATATATTAAG GTGCTACACGACCACCTAGTCTACCGGTACGAGATATTCGAGGTGTTGGGAAAGGGATCGTTTGGTCAGGTGGTGAAGGCGTACGACTATAAGACTGACCAGATGATCGCTATCAAAATTATacgaaataaaaaaag GTTTCACCACCAGGCGTTGGTTGAGGTGAAGATTCTAGACGCTCTTCGCCGGAAGGACAAAGACAATCAATTCAACATCATCCACATGGGCGAATACTTCTACTTCAGGAACCATCTGTGTATCACCTTTGAGCTCATGGG GATGAACCTGTACGAGTTGATCAAGAAGAACAACTTCCAGGGTTTCAGTATTGCGCTCATCCGACGCTTTGCCTTCTCCTTATTACAGTGCCTTAAACTCATACAGCGAGGGAAAATCATACACTGTGATCTCAAACCG gaAAATATATTGCTACGACAACGAGGGCAAAGTTCTATAAAAGTAATTGACTTTGGTTCCAGTTGCTATGAACACCAAAGAG TGTACACATATATCCAGAGTCGATTCTACCGGTCGCCAGAGGTTATCCTGGGTCTGCCTTATTCCATGCCGATAGACATGTGGAGCTTTGGCTGTATTCTTGCTGAATTGTACACAG GATACCCATTATTTCCGGGAGAAAACGAAGTAGAGCAGCTAGCTTGTATCATGGAAATTCTGGGTCTACCTCCTAACTTGGTGTTGGAGCAAGCCACCAGGAGACGACTGTTCTTTG ATTCCAAGGGCAATCCCCGATGTATCACAAACAGTAAGGGCAAGAAGAGGCGTGTCTCGTCCAAGGACCTCCAACAGGCTATAAAGACTAGTGACGCCAACTTCCTAGACTTTATAAGGCGATGTCTCGA ctGGGACCCCTCCACACGATTAACCCCCGAGGAGGCGCTGCAGCACGACTGGATAAAGGATGGACTCGTTAACAGACGGAAAGAGCACGCCCAAAAACACTCGAAACATGGTGCCCAGTCTGCCGCATCTGACCATTCAACGGACCCATATAAGACGCCCGCACAGCCGCCCACCAAAG AGAAGTCGAAGACAGATGAGTGGAAGTTGAACTTGAAGGAAAGACGAAGCTCGAAGAAAGAGGAGCGTGTACCCCCTGTAGGGGCCTCAGCAGAACAGAGTCAGGATGAAATAAAGTCTCACAGAG GTCCAAGTGCCAAGTCAGCGAGAGGGAACAAGAAACAGAGTCATCAGGAGAACACTGGGACAGAGGACGTCCAAATCACCAAGTTGAACCTCTCTGGTGTCCATAGCAACCATCCTGCCCATAGCAACCATCATAGCAACAGCGGTCACCATAGTAACAAGCAGGATACAGACAAAGGCAGTCTTCCACCTATAGCAAAATAG
- the LOC128205491 gene encoding dual specificity tyrosine-phosphorylation-regulated kinase 4-like isoform X2 — MEYYETLYRGLKSALKRYSGENKYEEDFKTISASPTHASTHRHHRSKQTDVQSLSHSQTILQTSSQPTAVVQPNAHHHGNHISATHRSKENGTDSGKQNKNGIILQEGKLTATVAPTTLPHLNQSEHHHHHRRHKEDDSSTLPSLNKPESRQNTYSTIGTPERSKRDQYGNKLPMTPAEALKLYRGKLTSFEQTEILDYPEIWFLGLEAKKIEGEPGSAQNNGYDDENGSYIKVLHDHLVYRYEIFEVLGKGSFGQVVKAYDYKTDQMIAIKIIRNKKRFHHQALVEVKILDALRRKDKDNQFNIIHMGEYFYFRNHLCITFELMGMNLYELIKKNNFQGFSIALIRRFAFSLLQCLKLIQRGKIIHCDLKPENILLRQRGQSSIKVIDFGSSCYEHQRVYTYIQSRFYRSPEVILGLPYSMPIDMWSFGCILAELYTGYPLFPGENEVEQLACIMEILGLPPNLVLEQATRRRLFFDSKGNPRCITNSKGKKRRVSSKDLQQAIKTSDANFLDFIRRCLDWDPSTRLTPEEALQHDWIKDGLVNRRKEHAQKHSKHGAQSAASDHSTDPYKTPAQPPTKEKSKTDEWKLNLKERRSSKKEERVPPVGASAEQSQDEIKSHRGPSAKSARGNKKQSHQENTGTEDVQITKLNLSGVHSNHPAHSNHHSNSGHHSNKQDTDKGSLPPIAK; from the exons ATGGAGTATTATGAAACTTTATATAGAGGTTTAAAGTCTGCTTTGAAGCGATACTCAGGGGAAAATAAATATGAGGAAGATTTCAAGACGATATCTGCG AGCCCAACACATGCCAGTACTCATCGGCATCATCGATCAAAGCAGACGGATGTACAGTCACTATCGCACTCCCAGACGATCCTGCAAACATCCAGTCAGCCGACGGCAGTTGTCCAGCCAAATGCTCATCACCATGGCAACCACATCTCTGCCACCCATCGCAGCAAGGAAAACGGGACAGACTCGGGGAAACAGAACAAAAACGGCATTATTCTTCAGGAG GGCAAGTTGACAGCCACCGTTGCCCCGACGACCCTCCCCCATCTCAACCAATCAGaacatcaccatcatcaccgaCGGCACAAGGAAGATGATAGTTCCACTCTCCCTTCTCTCAATAAACCTGAGTCGCGACAGAACACATATTCAACCATCGGGACTCCGGAGAGAAGCAAGCGGGACCAGTATGGGAACAAGCTTCCAATGACCCCTGCAG AGGCTTTAAAACTTTACCGCGGAAAGTTAACATCGTTTGAACAGACAGAAATACTCGACTACCCGGAAATCTGGTTCCTTGGTCTCGAGGCGAAGAAGATTGAGGGAGAGCCGGGAAGTGCCCAGAATAATGGCTACGACGATGAGAATGGTTCATATATTAAG GTGCTACACGACCACCTAGTCTACCGGTACGAGATATTCGAGGTGTTGGGAAAGGGATCGTTTGGTCAGGTGGTGAAGGCGTACGACTATAAGACTGACCAGATGATCGCTATCAAAATTATacgaaataaaaaaag GTTTCACCACCAGGCGTTGGTTGAGGTGAAGATTCTAGACGCTCTTCGCCGGAAGGACAAAGACAATCAATTCAACATCATCCACATGGGCGAATACTTCTACTTCAGGAACCATCTGTGTATCACCTTTGAGCTCATGGG GATGAACCTGTACGAGTTGATCAAGAAGAACAACTTCCAGGGTTTCAGTATTGCGCTCATCCGACGCTTTGCCTTCTCCTTATTACAGTGCCTTAAACTCATACAGCGAGGGAAAATCATACACTGTGATCTCAAACCG gaAAATATATTGCTACGACAACGAGGGCAAAGTTCTATAAAAGTAATTGACTTTGGTTCCAGTTGCTATGAACACCAAAGAG TGTACACATATATCCAGAGTCGATTCTACCGGTCGCCAGAGGTTATCCTGGGTCTGCCTTATTCCATGCCGATAGACATGTGGAGCTTTGGCTGTATTCTTGCTGAATTGTACACAG GATACCCATTATTTCCGGGAGAAAACGAAGTAGAGCAGCTAGCTTGTATCATGGAAATTCTGGGTCTACCTCCTAACTTGGTGTTGGAGCAAGCCACCAGGAGACGACTGTTCTTTG ATTCCAAGGGCAATCCCCGATGTATCACAAACAGTAAGGGCAAGAAGAGGCGTGTCTCGTCCAAGGACCTCCAACAGGCTATAAAGACTAGTGACGCCAACTTCCTAGACTTTATAAGGCGATGTCTCGA ctGGGACCCCTCCACACGATTAACCCCCGAGGAGGCGCTGCAGCACGACTGGATAAAGGATGGACTCGTTAACAGACGGAAAGAGCACGCCCAAAAACACTCGAAACATGGTGCCCAGTCTGCCGCATCTGACCATTCAACGGACCCATATAAGACGCCCGCACAGCCGCCCACCAAAG AGAAGTCGAAGACAGATGAGTGGAAGTTGAACTTGAAGGAAAGACGAAGCTCGAAGAAAGAGGAGCGTGTACCCCCTGTAGGGGCCTCAGCAGAACAGAGTCAGGATGAAATAAAGTCTCACAGAG GTCCAAGTGCCAAGTCAGCGAGAGGGAACAAGAAACAGAGTCATCAGGAGAACACTGGGACAGAGGACGTCCAAATCACCAAGTTGAACCTCTCTGGTGTCCATAGCAACCATCCTGCCCATAGCAACCATCATAGCAACAGCGGTCACCATAGTAACAAGCAGGATACAGACAAAGGCAGTCTTCCACCTATAGCAAAATAG
- the LOC128205491 gene encoding dual specificity tyrosine-phosphorylation-regulated kinase 4-like isoform X4 — MGTMVILPPISSEIREKSPTHASTHRHHRSKQTDVQSLSHSQTILQTSSQPTAVVQPNAHHHGNHISATHRSKENGTDSGKQNKNGIILQEGKLTATVAPTTLPHLNQSEHHHHHRRHKEDDSSTLPSLNKPESRQNTYSTIGTPERSKRDQYGNKLPMTPAEALKLYRGKLTSFEQTEILDYPEIWFLGLEAKKIEGEPGSAQNNGYDDENGSYIKVLHDHLVYRYEIFEVLGKGSFGQVVKAYDYKTDQMIAIKIIRNKKRFHHQALVEVKILDALRRKDKDNQFNIIHMGEYFYFRNHLCITFELMGMNLYELIKKNNFQGFSIALIRRFAFSLLQCLKLIQRGKIIHCDLKPENILLRQRGQSSIKVIDFGSSCYEHQRVYTYIQSRFYRSPEVILGLPYSMPIDMWSFGCILAELYTGYPLFPGENEVEQLACIMEILGLPPNLVLEQATRRRLFFDSKGNPRCITNSKGKKRRVSSKDLQQAIKTSDANFLDFIRRCLDWDPSTRLTPEEALQHDWIKDGLVNRRKEHAQKHSKHGAQSAASDHSTDPYKTPAQPPTKEKSKTDEWKLNLKERRSSKKEERVPPVGASAEQSQDEIKSHRGPSAKSARGNKKQSHQENTGTEDVQITKLNLSGVHSNHPAHSNHHSNSGHHSNKQDTDKGSLPPIAK; from the exons AGCCCAACACATGCCAGTACTCATCGGCATCATCGATCAAAGCAGACGGATGTACAGTCACTATCGCACTCCCAGACGATCCTGCAAACATCCAGTCAGCCGACGGCAGTTGTCCAGCCAAATGCTCATCACCATGGCAACCACATCTCTGCCACCCATCGCAGCAAGGAAAACGGGACAGACTCGGGGAAACAGAACAAAAACGGCATTATTCTTCAGGAG GGCAAGTTGACAGCCACCGTTGCCCCGACGACCCTCCCCCATCTCAACCAATCAGaacatcaccatcatcaccgaCGGCACAAGGAAGATGATAGTTCCACTCTCCCTTCTCTCAATAAACCTGAGTCGCGACAGAACACATATTCAACCATCGGGACTCCGGAGAGAAGCAAGCGGGACCAGTATGGGAACAAGCTTCCAATGACCCCTGCAG AGGCTTTAAAACTTTACCGCGGAAAGTTAACATCGTTTGAACAGACAGAAATACTCGACTACCCGGAAATCTGGTTCCTTGGTCTCGAGGCGAAGAAGATTGAGGGAGAGCCGGGAAGTGCCCAGAATAATGGCTACGACGATGAGAATGGTTCATATATTAAG GTGCTACACGACCACCTAGTCTACCGGTACGAGATATTCGAGGTGTTGGGAAAGGGATCGTTTGGTCAGGTGGTGAAGGCGTACGACTATAAGACTGACCAGATGATCGCTATCAAAATTATacgaaataaaaaaag GTTTCACCACCAGGCGTTGGTTGAGGTGAAGATTCTAGACGCTCTTCGCCGGAAGGACAAAGACAATCAATTCAACATCATCCACATGGGCGAATACTTCTACTTCAGGAACCATCTGTGTATCACCTTTGAGCTCATGGG GATGAACCTGTACGAGTTGATCAAGAAGAACAACTTCCAGGGTTTCAGTATTGCGCTCATCCGACGCTTTGCCTTCTCCTTATTACAGTGCCTTAAACTCATACAGCGAGGGAAAATCATACACTGTGATCTCAAACCG gaAAATATATTGCTACGACAACGAGGGCAAAGTTCTATAAAAGTAATTGACTTTGGTTCCAGTTGCTATGAACACCAAAGAG TGTACACATATATCCAGAGTCGATTCTACCGGTCGCCAGAGGTTATCCTGGGTCTGCCTTATTCCATGCCGATAGACATGTGGAGCTTTGGCTGTATTCTTGCTGAATTGTACACAG GATACCCATTATTTCCGGGAGAAAACGAAGTAGAGCAGCTAGCTTGTATCATGGAAATTCTGGGTCTACCTCCTAACTTGGTGTTGGAGCAAGCCACCAGGAGACGACTGTTCTTTG ATTCCAAGGGCAATCCCCGATGTATCACAAACAGTAAGGGCAAGAAGAGGCGTGTCTCGTCCAAGGACCTCCAACAGGCTATAAAGACTAGTGACGCCAACTTCCTAGACTTTATAAGGCGATGTCTCGA ctGGGACCCCTCCACACGATTAACCCCCGAGGAGGCGCTGCAGCACGACTGGATAAAGGATGGACTCGTTAACAGACGGAAAGAGCACGCCCAAAAACACTCGAAACATGGTGCCCAGTCTGCCGCATCTGACCATTCAACGGACCCATATAAGACGCCCGCACAGCCGCCCACCAAAG AGAAGTCGAAGACAGATGAGTGGAAGTTGAACTTGAAGGAAAGACGAAGCTCGAAGAAAGAGGAGCGTGTACCCCCTGTAGGGGCCTCAGCAGAACAGAGTCAGGATGAAATAAAGTCTCACAGAG GTCCAAGTGCCAAGTCAGCGAGAGGGAACAAGAAACAGAGTCATCAGGAGAACACTGGGACAGAGGACGTCCAAATCACCAAGTTGAACCTCTCTGGTGTCCATAGCAACCATCCTGCCCATAGCAACCATCATAGCAACAGCGGTCACCATAGTAACAAGCAGGATACAGACAAAGGCAGTCTTCCACCTATAGCAAAATAG
- the LOC128205491 gene encoding dual specificity tyrosine-phosphorylation-regulated kinase 4-like isoform X3, with product MLLKDSFSVQCKMVLFQCDFESPTHASTHRHHRSKQTDVQSLSHSQTILQTSSQPTAVVQPNAHHHGNHISATHRSKENGTDSGKQNKNGIILQEGKLTATVAPTTLPHLNQSEHHHHHRRHKEDDSSTLPSLNKPESRQNTYSTIGTPERSKRDQYGNKLPMTPAEALKLYRGKLTSFEQTEILDYPEIWFLGLEAKKIEGEPGSAQNNGYDDENGSYIKVLHDHLVYRYEIFEVLGKGSFGQVVKAYDYKTDQMIAIKIIRNKKRFHHQALVEVKILDALRRKDKDNQFNIIHMGEYFYFRNHLCITFELMGMNLYELIKKNNFQGFSIALIRRFAFSLLQCLKLIQRGKIIHCDLKPENILLRQRGQSSIKVIDFGSSCYEHQRVYTYIQSRFYRSPEVILGLPYSMPIDMWSFGCILAELYTGYPLFPGENEVEQLACIMEILGLPPNLVLEQATRRRLFFDSKGNPRCITNSKGKKRRVSSKDLQQAIKTSDANFLDFIRRCLDWDPSTRLTPEEALQHDWIKDGLVNRRKEHAQKHSKHGAQSAASDHSTDPYKTPAQPPTKEKSKTDEWKLNLKERRSSKKEERVPPVGASAEQSQDEIKSHRGPSAKSARGNKKQSHQENTGTEDVQITKLNLSGVHSNHPAHSNHHSNSGHHSNKQDTDKGSLPPIAK from the exons AGCCCAACACATGCCAGTACTCATCGGCATCATCGATCAAAGCAGACGGATGTACAGTCACTATCGCACTCCCAGACGATCCTGCAAACATCCAGTCAGCCGACGGCAGTTGTCCAGCCAAATGCTCATCACCATGGCAACCACATCTCTGCCACCCATCGCAGCAAGGAAAACGGGACAGACTCGGGGAAACAGAACAAAAACGGCATTATTCTTCAGGAG GGCAAGTTGACAGCCACCGTTGCCCCGACGACCCTCCCCCATCTCAACCAATCAGaacatcaccatcatcaccgaCGGCACAAGGAAGATGATAGTTCCACTCTCCCTTCTCTCAATAAACCTGAGTCGCGACAGAACACATATTCAACCATCGGGACTCCGGAGAGAAGCAAGCGGGACCAGTATGGGAACAAGCTTCCAATGACCCCTGCAG AGGCTTTAAAACTTTACCGCGGAAAGTTAACATCGTTTGAACAGACAGAAATACTCGACTACCCGGAAATCTGGTTCCTTGGTCTCGAGGCGAAGAAGATTGAGGGAGAGCCGGGAAGTGCCCAGAATAATGGCTACGACGATGAGAATGGTTCATATATTAAG GTGCTACACGACCACCTAGTCTACCGGTACGAGATATTCGAGGTGTTGGGAAAGGGATCGTTTGGTCAGGTGGTGAAGGCGTACGACTATAAGACTGACCAGATGATCGCTATCAAAATTATacgaaataaaaaaag GTTTCACCACCAGGCGTTGGTTGAGGTGAAGATTCTAGACGCTCTTCGCCGGAAGGACAAAGACAATCAATTCAACATCATCCACATGGGCGAATACTTCTACTTCAGGAACCATCTGTGTATCACCTTTGAGCTCATGGG GATGAACCTGTACGAGTTGATCAAGAAGAACAACTTCCAGGGTTTCAGTATTGCGCTCATCCGACGCTTTGCCTTCTCCTTATTACAGTGCCTTAAACTCATACAGCGAGGGAAAATCATACACTGTGATCTCAAACCG gaAAATATATTGCTACGACAACGAGGGCAAAGTTCTATAAAAGTAATTGACTTTGGTTCCAGTTGCTATGAACACCAAAGAG TGTACACATATATCCAGAGTCGATTCTACCGGTCGCCAGAGGTTATCCTGGGTCTGCCTTATTCCATGCCGATAGACATGTGGAGCTTTGGCTGTATTCTTGCTGAATTGTACACAG GATACCCATTATTTCCGGGAGAAAACGAAGTAGAGCAGCTAGCTTGTATCATGGAAATTCTGGGTCTACCTCCTAACTTGGTGTTGGAGCAAGCCACCAGGAGACGACTGTTCTTTG ATTCCAAGGGCAATCCCCGATGTATCACAAACAGTAAGGGCAAGAAGAGGCGTGTCTCGTCCAAGGACCTCCAACAGGCTATAAAGACTAGTGACGCCAACTTCCTAGACTTTATAAGGCGATGTCTCGA ctGGGACCCCTCCACACGATTAACCCCCGAGGAGGCGCTGCAGCACGACTGGATAAAGGATGGACTCGTTAACAGACGGAAAGAGCACGCCCAAAAACACTCGAAACATGGTGCCCAGTCTGCCGCATCTGACCATTCAACGGACCCATATAAGACGCCCGCACAGCCGCCCACCAAAG AGAAGTCGAAGACAGATGAGTGGAAGTTGAACTTGAAGGAAAGACGAAGCTCGAAGAAAGAGGAGCGTGTACCCCCTGTAGGGGCCTCAGCAGAACAGAGTCAGGATGAAATAAAGTCTCACAGAG GTCCAAGTGCCAAGTCAGCGAGAGGGAACAAGAAACAGAGTCATCAGGAGAACACTGGGACAGAGGACGTCCAAATCACCAAGTTGAACCTCTCTGGTGTCCATAGCAACCATCCTGCCCATAGCAACCATCATAGCAACAGCGGTCACCATAGTAACAAGCAGGATACAGACAAAGGCAGTCTTCCACCTATAGCAAAATAG